In one Arachis duranensis cultivar V14167 chromosome 9, aradu.V14167.gnm2.J7QH, whole genome shotgun sequence genomic region, the following are encoded:
- the LOC107465163 gene encoding rhodanese-like domain-containing protein 6 isoform X1 yields the protein MSDTEGIDQYGVLLYYKYAHIPNLDDLLSFYHSNCSQLSLLGRVRLSSRGVNVTVGGKLSCLESHIEALKAKDCVFEGTDFKLATCDEPLNDRVAEECGFTSLSIRIVEELVTLSSHPLLKSPEISNAGRHLSASEFHSSLQNADQKSQGNGLVLLDARNLYETRIGKFHAPNVETLDPQVRQYSDLSSWIDDNSEQLKGKHVLMYCTGGIRCEMASAYIKSKGAGFENVFQLFGGIQRYLEQFPDGGFFKGKNFVFDHRISVGSSDTNVLGTCLICHRSFDDYSSRCRCTYCRMLVLVCHNCQNEAALYVCELCQKQGKSIQSMQLIDTGELKTPLEGAELQNSSSNATLSPQMPKGDDVRSSRKLRILCLHGFRQNASSFKGRTSSLAKRLKKIAEFVFVDAPHELSFIYQTTLAKDATCESSPMLSSPPPPLENCKKKFAWLVAPNSDGSTDVNWKIAEGPFDPLQYQQQTEGYDTSLSHLKNVFSQQGSFDGILGFSQGAAMAALISAQQEQLKGEMDFKFVIICSGFALNVKEMERGIIKCPSLHIFGNEHGKDRQIANQASKELASLYDDGCSVIIEHDCGHIIPTRSPYIDEIKGFLGRFL from the exons ATGTCGGACACCGAAGGCATAGACCAATACGGCGTGCTCCTCTACTACAAGTATGCCCACATCCCCAACCTCGACGACCTCCTCTCCTTCTATCACTCCAACTGCTCCCAACTCTCCCTCCTCGGCCGCGTTCGCCTCTCTTCCCGCGGCGTCAATGTTACT GTTGGTGGGAAATTGTCGTGCTTGGAGAGCCACATTGAAGCCCTCAAGGCCAAGGACTGTGTGTTCGAAGGGACCGATTTCAAGCTTGCTACTTGTGACGAGCCGCTAAACGATAGGGTCGCCGAGGAGTGTGGATTCACTTCTCTTTCCATTCGAATCGTCGAG GAACTAGTTACTCTCAGTTCTCATCCCTTGTTAAAGTCACCGGAGATTTCAAATGCTGGAAGACATCTTTCAGCATCTGAGTTTCATTCTTCCCTTCAAAATGCTG ATCAGAAGAGTCAAGGAAACGGCCTTGTGTTACTTGATGCAAGGAATCTGTATGAAACAAGAATCGGGAAATTCCATGCACCAAATGTCGAAACTTTGGATCCACAAGTTAGGCAGTATAGTGATTTATCCTCGTGGATAGATGATAATAGTGAGCAGCTGAAAGGAAAACATGTCCTTAT gtATTGTACTGGAGGAATCAGGTGTGAAATGGCATCTGCGTATATTAAGTCAAAAGGTGCTGGCTTTGAGAATGTGTTTCAG TTGTTTGGTGGTATCCAACGGTATTTGGAGCAATTCCCAGATGGTGGTTTTTTCAAGgggaaaaattttgtgtttgatcaCCG GATTTCTGTAGGAAGTTCAGATACTAATGTTCTTGGTACATGCCTTATCTGTCATCGTTCATTTGATGATTATTCTTCACGCTGCCGATGTACTTATTGTAGAATGCTTGTCTTAGTTTGTCATAATTGTCAG AATGAAGCTGCATTGTATGTTTGTGAGTTGTGCCAGAAGCAGGGCAAATCTATTCAGTCAATGCAGTTAATTGATACTGGTGAATTGAAAACCCCATTGGAAGGTGCTGAGTTGCAAAATTCATCTTCAAATGCTACATTATCACCTCAAATGCCTAAGGGAGATG ATGTCAGGTCCTCTAGAAAGCTTAGAATCTTATGCTTGCACGGGTTTCGGCAGAACGCTTCCAGTTTTAAGGGAAGAACATCGTCATTAGCAAAAAGACTAAAGAAAATTGCCGAATTTGTTTTCGTTGATGCACCTCATGAGTTGTCATTCATTTATCAAACAACTTTAGCCAAAGATGCGACTTGTGAATCATCTCCAATGCTGTCTAGTCCACCTCCACCTTTGGAGAATTGCAAGAAGAAATTTGCATGGTTAGTAGCTCCCAATTCCGATGGAAGTACTGATGTCAATTGGAAGATAGCAGAAGGCCCATTCGATCCACTTCAATACCAGCAACAAACTGAAGGATATGATACTTCCTTGTCACACTTGAAGAACGTTTTTTCCCAACAAGGGTCTTTTGACGGTATCTTGGGATTTTCACAGGGAGCTGCGATGGCGGCTTTAATCTCTGCGCAACAAGAACAACTAAAAGGTGAAATGGACTTCAAATTTGTAATAATATGCTCAGGCTTTGCTCTCAATGTAAAGGAGATGGAACGCGGCATCATCAAGTGCCCTTCTCTTCATATTTTCGGCAATGAACATGGTAAGGACAGGCAGATAGCCAACCAAGCAAGCAAGGAACTTGCTTCATTGTATGACGATGGTTGTTCTGTGATAATTGAACATGATTGTGGTCACATAATTCCTACTCGATCGCCATATATTGATGAGATAAAGGGTTTCCTTGGGCGTTTTCTGTAA
- the LOC107465163 gene encoding rhodanese-like domain-containing protein 6 isoform X2: MSDTEGIDQYGVLLYYKYAHIPNLDDLLSFYHSNCSQLSLLGRVRLSSRGVNVTVGGKLSCLESHIEALKAKDCVFEGTDFKLATCDEPLNDRVAEECGFTSLSIRIVEELVTLSSHPLLKSPEISNAGRHLSASEFHSSLQNADQKSQGNGLVLLDARNLYETRIGKFHAPNVETLDPQVRQYSDLSSWIDDNSEQLKGKHVLMYCTGGIRCEMASAYIKSKGAGFENVFQLFGGIQRYLEQFPDGGFFKGKNFVFDHRISVGSSDTNVLGTCLICHRSFDDYSSRCRCTYCRMLVLVCHNCQNEAALYVCELCQKQGKSIQSMQLIDTGELKTPLEGAELQNSSSNATLSPQMPKGDGKMSGPLESLESYACTGFGRTLPVLREEHRH; encoded by the exons ATGTCGGACACCGAAGGCATAGACCAATACGGCGTGCTCCTCTACTACAAGTATGCCCACATCCCCAACCTCGACGACCTCCTCTCCTTCTATCACTCCAACTGCTCCCAACTCTCCCTCCTCGGCCGCGTTCGCCTCTCTTCCCGCGGCGTCAATGTTACT GTTGGTGGGAAATTGTCGTGCTTGGAGAGCCACATTGAAGCCCTCAAGGCCAAGGACTGTGTGTTCGAAGGGACCGATTTCAAGCTTGCTACTTGTGACGAGCCGCTAAACGATAGGGTCGCCGAGGAGTGTGGATTCACTTCTCTTTCCATTCGAATCGTCGAG GAACTAGTTACTCTCAGTTCTCATCCCTTGTTAAAGTCACCGGAGATTTCAAATGCTGGAAGACATCTTTCAGCATCTGAGTTTCATTCTTCCCTTCAAAATGCTG ATCAGAAGAGTCAAGGAAACGGCCTTGTGTTACTTGATGCAAGGAATCTGTATGAAACAAGAATCGGGAAATTCCATGCACCAAATGTCGAAACTTTGGATCCACAAGTTAGGCAGTATAGTGATTTATCCTCGTGGATAGATGATAATAGTGAGCAGCTGAAAGGAAAACATGTCCTTAT gtATTGTACTGGAGGAATCAGGTGTGAAATGGCATCTGCGTATATTAAGTCAAAAGGTGCTGGCTTTGAGAATGTGTTTCAG TTGTTTGGTGGTATCCAACGGTATTTGGAGCAATTCCCAGATGGTGGTTTTTTCAAGgggaaaaattttgtgtttgatcaCCG GATTTCTGTAGGAAGTTCAGATACTAATGTTCTTGGTACATGCCTTATCTGTCATCGTTCATTTGATGATTATTCTTCACGCTGCCGATGTACTTATTGTAGAATGCTTGTCTTAGTTTGTCATAATTGTCAG AATGAAGCTGCATTGTATGTTTGTGAGTTGTGCCAGAAGCAGGGCAAATCTATTCAGTCAATGCAGTTAATTGATACTGGTGAATTGAAAACCCCATTGGAAGGTGCTGAGTTGCAAAATTCATCTTCAAATGCTACATTATCACCTCAAATGCCTAAGGGAGATGGTAAG ATGTCAGGTCCTCTAGAAAGCTTAGAATCTTATGCTTGCACGGGTTTCGGCAGAACGCTTCCAGTTTTAAGGGAAGAACATCGTCATTAG